The region ATTAAATATTTCTACGACATCACCGACCGAGCCGACTTTAAAGCCAATCCAGATTACAAAGGTGTTTGTCACATTGCCCTAGCACAAGAAGGTCACACCCGTCCTGGTGAAGTGCTGTTTGGTACCGATTCCCATACCTGTAACGCAGGCGCTTTTGGTCAGTTTGCCACTGGCATCGGCAACACAGACGCTGGTTTCATTATGGGCACCGGCAAGCTGTTGATTAAAGTCCCGGCGACGATGCGCTTTGTCTTTGAGGGCGAGATGCCAAATTACCTGTTGGCAAAAGACCTGATCTTACAAATCATTGGAGATATTGGTGTTGCTGGAGCCACGTATCGGGCGCTGGAATTTGCCGGTACTACCATTAACGGTCTGTCGATGGAAGACCGGATGACGCTGTGTAATATGGCGATTGAGGCGGGTGGCAAAAATGGCACTGTCGCCCCGGATGAGACGACGTTTGAGTACGTGCGCGCCCGGACGGATAAGCCTTTCGAGCCAGTTTATACGGATGTTGATGCTCGTTTCTACTCGGATCGGCATTATGATGTCTCTAAGTTAGAGCCGGTCGTCGCGAAGCCCCATTCTCCAGATAATCGTGCTTTGGCGCGGGAATGCCGGGATGTCAAGATTGACCGAGTTTATATCGGTTCCTGCACTGGCGGCAAAACCTCAGATTTTATGTACGCTGCCCGCATTCTTAAGGGACAGCAGGTGAAAGTTCCTACTTATTTGGTACCGGCAACGCAGAAAGTCTACGAAGACTTATTCACCCAGAAGTACGAAGGGCAAACTTTGTCTGAGATTTTCTTGGCGGCTGGTTGCATTGAGCCTGCGGCACCTTCCTGCGCGGCTTGTTTGGGTGGTCCGAAAGATACTTTCGGGCGTCTGAATGAGCCGGAAATTTGCGTTTCTACGACTAACCGCAATTTCCCCGGACGGATGGGGAATAAAGAGGCGGGGATTTATCTGGCGTCGCCTTATACGGCTGCGGCTTCGGCGTTGACTGGATATGTAACGGACCCCCGCGATTTTATGTAGAGCCGTAGGAGAGGGGAATTCGGAACCTCACCCCCAACCCCTCTCCGTGAACGGAGAGGGGCAATATTGAGTGGCTCGACATTCGTGGAGAGGGGCAATATTGAATGGCTCGACCTTTGTAGGAGGGGCAGGGGTGGGGCTATGTACTCCATCCCATAGAGAATTGCTAGAGTGCTAGAGACTTTAACCCAGGCTGTTAATCAGGTCAATATAATTGATCCAACCTTGGAAGATGTCTTGAATCGTCCCGCTATTTTCCTCAACAAACTGGCTACCTTCTTCTGAAAAAGGCGATGTGGCGATCGCATTATCCAATTCGCCGAAAAGATCCGTCAGCGCAGTTCCCCCGACGCAGGTAGCGGCGGCTTCATCAGCAAGTTCTTCCCATAAGGGAGACTCAGCAGAGATATTCGCTTGTTTGTTGATGGTGCTTTCTTTCATAAAAAACCTCTGGGCATCAAAATTATCTGATATCAACTCCATACTAATGGGTGGTCGCGATCGCTCTTTCGAGACTCGCACGCTGAAAGCGATCGCGCCAACACACTGGTTATACTCGTAGTCTACGGAATTCAGTAGGTGCGAGGATTATGGTGGATTGGTTATTGGTCTGGGGAGTTCATACTGTTGCGGGATTTGTGTTTACAGAGGTGTTGACTCCCTTAGCCAAAGGAGCTTTAGAGGATTACGTTAAAGATTTTTTCAAAGACAGCATCAAGGATTTTACGCGATTATTCCAGAAAGATACCCTGCAAAAGGCAGCGGGTAAAGCTCTGAAGGAATTTTTGCAATTGGTGCAGCAAGAATTAGAAAGCGCTGACCTTTCTGAGGAACAATTGAAACCATACACTGAATCGTTAAACAAATTTATTAACGATGCTTCAGTGAAAAAAATACTAGGCAGTGGTTTTCAATATGACTGTCAAGCGATAGATACTAAGGAATTATCTAAAATTTGGTATCGCCTTGATTTGTTATCTTTACCAGAAGATTTTGATTGGGGACGGATTGGTAAGCTTTATCTTAAAAAGGTTAAAGCCATCATCCGGGAGTCGGATGATTTACGCGCTATCTTTGACTCAAAAAACATAGAAGCTATTCAACGAAACACTAAAGAAATTGCTGGAATTCCTACTGAATTTGACTTACAGCGATATCAGGAAGGACTACAAGAGCGATACGGCAATCTTAATTTAGATAGTTTAGATACGAGTGTTTACGACTATCGAGAAAAACTCAAAGTATGGCAAATTTTTCTAGCACAAAATGTGCGAGAGTGCCAGGAATATTTACCCCAAGTTTACGAGATTCCTAAAGAGCATCAAAAACGGCTAAGGGAGAGTAACCAACTCGAAGTAGATGTTGACCCCCAGGAGTGGGAACGATACAAAGAGGTTTATTATCAACAGCCAATTTGCTCAGTTCTGGATATTGTTAATGACTCTCAAACTTATCCTTATATTGTAATTTTGGGCGATCCGGGTTCGGGAAAATCTACGTTGTTGCAATACATCGCGTTGAATTGGGCGAGAACGCCTCTCAATACTATTATTGAACAGCCGATTCCGTTGCTGATTGAATTGCGGACTTATATTCGCAATCGGGACTCTGGAGAGTGCAAAGATTTTCTGGAGTTCTTTCATAAGGGCTGTGGAATTGTCTGTCGCCTCAATCAGCATGAACTCCACGGACGACTAAAAGCTGGCAAGGTTTTGGTGATGTTTGATGGGTTAGATGAGGTGTTCGATCCAGCGAAACGGGAGGAGGTTATTACTGATATTCATCGCTTTACAAATGATTATCCAAAGGCGCGGGTAATTGTCACTTCCCGCATTATTGGCTACAAACCGCAACGGTTGCGAGATGCCCAGTTTCGTCCCTTCATGCTGCAAGATTTAGAGTCAGACCAAATTCAGGATTTTATTAACCGATGGCATGAATTAACGTTCACTGATGAGGCTGATAAAGTTAGAAAGCGGGAGCGACTGCAAAGGGCAATTGAGACTTCTTCCGCAATTGGAGAACTGGCGGGAAATCCTCTGTTGCTGACAATGATGGCGATTTTAAACCGCAATCAAGAATTGCCAAGAGATAGACCAGAACTCTACAACCAATCCTCCCGGTTACTGCTGCATCAATGGGATGTGGAGCAGAAATCGTTAGAAAATCCGAGGGTAGATTCGGTAACGATTGACTATAAAGATAAGCAGGCGATACTGCGTCAGGTAGCCTACCACATGCAAGCTAGTGAAAAAGGTTTGGCTGGCAACTTGATTAGTGCAGATGATTTAGAAAAGATATTGACTGGTTATCTGAAAACTATAGAAGTTGAGCAAGCGAGAACGGTTGCTAGGGTACTAATTGAGCAACTGCGACATCGTAACTTTATTTTGTGCTTCTTGGGTGCTGATTACTATGCCTTTGTGCATCGGACATTTTTGGAATACTTTTGTGCTAGTGAGTTTGTTTGGCAATTTGAGAAGGAACGCAGTCTTTCATTGGAGCAGTTGAAAACTGAGGTTTTTGGCAAGCATTGGCAAGATGAGTCTTGGCATGAATTACTGCGCCTAGTTACGGGAATGATTGATACAAAATTCGCAGGCGAAATTCTAGATTATCTGATGGCGCAAAAAGGCGATAATGAAAAGTTTATCAATTTATTTTTAGCAGCCGAGTGCCTTTTAGAAGTGAGGAATCGCTCGTTGATTGCACCAACATCTGACCAACTCCTCAATCAGATGAAGGGCTTAACTCAGTATGACCTCCCTTACTATTACAAATCCTATGGAGATGAGGCACGCTTAGTTAGGGAAATTCGCACTCAAGCCATTTCATCTGTCGCCACAACTTGGAAAGATCATCCGGATACCTTAGCTTGGCTCAAACAACGGGCGCAAGCGGATAACGATCCGGAAGTGCGATATGTGGCGGTGCATGAATTAGCCCGTGGTTGGAAAGATCACCTGGATACCTTAGCTTGGCTCAAACAACGGGCGCAAGCGGATAACGATCCGGAAGTGCGAGTTGCAGCGATGCATGAATTAGCCCGTGGTTGGAAAGATGACTCAGATACCTTACCCATGCTTAAACAACGGGCGCAAGCGGATGACAATTGGGATGTGCGAGTTACAGCGGTGCATGAATTAGCCCGTGGTTGGGAAGATCACCCGGATACCTTACCCATACTCAAACAACGGGCGCAAGCAGATGGCAGTGAGGATGTGCGATATGTGGTGGTGGAAGAATTAGCCCGTGGTTGGAAAGATCACCCGGATACCTTACCTATCCTCAAACAACGGGCGCAAGCAGATGGCAGTGAGTATGTGCGATGTGCGGCGGTGCAAGCATTAACCCGTGGTTGGAAAGATGAACCTGGGATGTTTGCATTTTTGTGCGATCGCACCCTGAACGACCCCTTTGAGCGTAAGGAAGACAGGCAATACAACCCTCGGCAAACTGCACTTGAGGGAATTATCAAAAATTATGCTAACCATCCCCAGGCTTTAACTCTGTTGCGCGATCGCTCTCTCAATGACCCAGACCAGAAGGTGCGCGAGTTCGCTACAGAGAAACTAAAGAATTGGAGTAAAAGTTGCGAGTAGAGTAGAGCTGAGGATGAGATCGCTATCTGATTGAAAAATCTTTCCGTGTAGGTTGGGTTTCAAGAGTTTTGGAGAGTCTTGCAGGTTTTGCTTCTTGAATTTTGTCAGTCAACCAGCGGCTGACCAGAAAGCTTTAGCTTACTTTAGCTTTAAGCCGGAAGTAAATTTCCCGGCTTTTTACGTGCTGCGATCGCTTCACAGGCACTTCACAGAAGCTTTACGATCGGGCGAGAATAACCGATTTATTTAAAGGATTGATAAAGATAGCCCTGATTTTATAGCACTTCTCCTTGGAGACTCCTTAAAGTGTAGGGGGAGCCTATAAGTATATTTACGGGGTTGTGAGAGGTTTGTTCACCATGCGGGTACTCTACTCAATTTAGGAAGCACCCATGAATCCACGAACAAGATCAAAATCAGAAAAGTCATCGGCGGGGCAAAATTTAGTCAAAGGTTTTGTTGGCATCGCTGGATTTCTAGGAATCTGTTATTTGGTCAGTATTCCAGTCATGTCCCAACTCAATCAAAACTCTACTCTCAAGGAAACTGCTTCTGAGGAGACTGGTACGGCTGGGCGTTCTTCACCCAAAAAGACCAAGGCAAAACAGTCTACAACGACCGCCGATCCGACAACGATGTTCGGAGTCTATACAACCCAGCCGGATGCTACAACCCAACCAAATCAGTCTCCCGCCCCCCTGGGTAATACAACCTTGCCAGATGGGACGATAACGACTCCCGGCACCACCAGCTTACCGAGTAGCTATCCCACCACTCCCAGTACAAGCAATTCTGGCGGGTTAATCACGACTCCTGGCACCACCAGCTTGCCGAGTAGCTATCCCACCACTCCCAGTACAAGCAATTCTGGCGGGTTAATCACGACTCCCGGCACCACCAGCTTGCCGAGTAGCTATCCCATCACTCCTAGTACAAGCAATTCTGGCGGGTTAATCACGACTCCCGGCACCACCAGCTTGCCGGACACAGGATTTTCAACTACACCCAATCCAACGCTCAACTATAGCGGGTTTTAAACGTTCAACTGGGTGTGTATCGCCTGATATAGCAATCCTATTTGAGTTGCGCCCCGGCTCTTCAGATACCCGACTTCTCTCTCGAAGTCGGGTATCTCGTCTTCACGAATCATTTACGACTGCGATACTTGAGGGAAAACTGAGACACAACGCGATCGCGCTCTCAACCGAAAATACGATCGCCCTTAAACTTTCGGGCGAATTCTGCTACTGCCCAAACTGTTGTTTAGCTTGCTGATAAACTTCCACCGTTATTATTTTTTGCCCTGCTTCTTGTGCAAATTTTTCGATCTTTTTCCGAGCGGCGGGACGGACAAAAAAGGGAATTTCTTTCAACTTGGCTTCAGCTTCGGGTGTCCACTCTACGGCATTAGGTTGGTTCGCCACAGTTCTCTCCAAAAAAACTCCTTAGGAGTTTAACAGGTAAGCGATCGCGCTTTCCAGAGTCCCATCCAGAAGGCGATCGCTCCCAACCCTACCAACGAGCTACCACTTTTTGTAGGAGAGGAACTTGCCCGACATAATAATTTTTACGCGATCGCCTTTGGGATCTTCTTCTTTTTCCACATCCAGAGTAAAGTCAATCGCGCTCATAATCCCGTCCCCAAACTTATCGTGAATGACGCTTTTTAGCGGCATTCCATACACTTGCATGATTTCATAAAAGCGATAAATCAGAGGGTCAGTAGGAACAACTGGCCCCAATCCTTTTAACGGGTATTCTGTTAGTTCTTTAACATAATTTTGGTCAACTTCTAAGGCAAAGATAAGCTTGCTTGCCTCGTCTTCAGAAGCACTTGCTTGACGATAAATTACTGCTGCAATCCAGACTTCGTCGCGTCCAACAACCTTTTCTAAATCAGCAAAACTTAGCCCTTTTTCTTTTTTAGCAGCCAAAAGTATTTGAGTAATTTCAGGAATAGTCATTAACAAACCTCAACAAAAAAGTAGCAACGAAATGTAACGACTGTAATGAATATTTGCTCAGTTTGGGAAACAGTTAAACTATCTCCTTTAACCGACAATCGATTCAGTTACATTCGCTACCTATCCGCTGCTACTTTTTAAGTTTCAGACGTTTTAGGCAGGGATTTCCTACCCTAATTTTGCCTTTTGCCTTTTGCTTTTTTAGCGGTCTACAGAACCCATGATGATATCGATGCTACCCAAAATCACCACAATATCAGCGAGTTTTACACCCTTGAGAAGACTAGGGAGGATTTGCAGGTTGTTGAAATCGGCTGCACGAATCTTCCAACGCCAAGGGAAGACATTATCATCGCCAATAATATAGATTCCTAGCTCACCTTTCCCACTCTCGACACGGACGTAATGTTCGCCCTTAGGAATTTTAAAAGTGGGAGCGATTTTCTTACCAATGTACTGGTAGTCAAAGCCATTCCATTCGGATTTTGGCCCTTCTGCCATACGCTTGGCTTCCAAGTTCTCGTAAGGACCACCGGGGAGTGCTTTGATAGCTTGGTAAATAATCTTGACAGATTCGCGCATCTCTCGAATCCGCACCAAGTAGCGGGCAAAACAATCACCGCCAGTTTCCGTATGCACTTGCCAGTCGAAGTCGTCGTAACATTCGTAGTGGTCAACTTTCCGCAAGTCCCACTTGACGCCAGAACCCCGCAGCATCGGGCCAGAAAGTCCCCAGTTGATCGCTTCTTCGCGGCTGATGGTGCCCACGCCTTCCACGCGACGGCGGAAGATGGGGTTGTCTGTAATCAAGCGCTCGTATTCGTCAACTTTTGGCAGGAAGTAGTCGCAAAAGTCTAAGCACTTGTCAACCCACCCGTAGGGCAAATCAACGGCAACTCCCCCAATGCGGAAGTAGTTGTTATTCACCATCCGATAACCAGTGGCGGCTTCCCACAGGTCATAAATCATCTCCCGTTCGCGGAAGATATAAAAGAAGGGAGTCTGAGCGCCCGTATCAGCCAAAAATGGTCCTAACCACAGCAAGTGATTGGCGATACGGTTCAATTCCAGCATGATGACGCGGATGTAGCTGGCGCGTTTGGGAACTGAGATACCGGCTAGTTTTTCCGGCGCATTAACGGTGACAGCCTCGTTAAACATTCCCGCTGCATAGTCCCACCGGCTGACGTAGGGGACGTACATGATGTTGGTGCGGTTTTCGGCAATTTTTTCCATGCCGCGATGCAGGTAGCCGATCACGGGTTCGCAATCCACGACATCTTCCCCATCCAGGGTAACGATGAGTCGCAGCACTCCGTGCATGGAGGGATGGTGCGGACCCATGTTCAGCACCATCGGTTCTGTTCTAGTTTCTATCTTTGCCATAGTTCAGCCATCTCTCCTTGAAGCCGATTTGGGCAGCCGCACCTGAAATTTCGTAAACACGCCAAAATCACTCCGACTGGCACTGTCTGTTTACTACTGAGTGTTGATTTTTGTTTCGCTTCCTTAATTATATGGAGCTTTGTCCGCAGGATACGTCGGAATTCGAGCTGCATTTAACCAAGGGGAATTTTGGCACAACGTAGAGAATCCGGCGTTGCTGAAATCGTAATCATTTAGGCAACGCCGCCAAAGGTTATTGGTGAGCGTTCAGCGCCAAGTTGGATGGAGATGGCTTTGCACTTGGAAAAGCGTGTTGTGTCGCAAAAAGCTGTGCAACCATTTCTGTACGAGACGAAACCTCAAGCTTACGGAACATTCGCTTCAAAGCCTGCTTGACAGAATTCTCGGTAATCCAGAGTTCAGTTCCGATTTCTGTGTTGGTTCGACCCAGCGCCACCAAGTTGGCAATTTCCAACTCACGAGACGTTAAGCGATGGGTGTTCAACGGTTGGTGCTGAGGTTCCAAAATCGGGTCTTTAACTGTGCTTGGCGCGAATCGCACGCTGGCGATCCAAACCGATAGATGTAAACAAATGGCACTCAAATCAGCGATATCTTGGGCATCAAAGGCAGGCATTGATTTTTCACGGGTGCAACCCACTGAGCCCATTAATTGACCCCGATCGATAATTGGTCCTGCCATCACGTGCCAATGATCGGGACGAGGACAAATGATTGCCCAGGCTTTTGGGGATGTCACTAATCCTTCATGGACAGGCGTATGGCGCTCTGCTATGTAACGCGCCACAGGATTATGTTCAATGGATAAGACAACATTCAGCACTTTTTGAAACTTGCGGTCGCCTAAAAGCTGGTCGAAGAAAAAAATTCCCGAACGCTTGGCAGCAAAGTACTCACCAATTTTTGGCACGAGTTGCGATCGCAGGTCTTGTTCCTCTTTTACCTGACTGATGGCTTCAAATAAAAGCTGCAAGGAAATCATCTTGGATTGGGTGTTGTGCCTTAAAGAGTACTCAATCGAGGACTAGGCGCGGTGGTTTGCCATTCCTAGTATAAGGATAGATTTCATTGCAAGCCCGATTAGTAGGATTGATGTATGACTGACTCGCAAAAGCACATTATTGGTTTGGTTATCTATCCCGGCATGACCGCACTTGATATTGTGGGACCCCAGCAAGTTTTTAGTGCGCTTCCCAATGTCCAGATTCATCGAATCTGGAAAACGCTAGACCCGATCGAAACCGATGACGGCATGATGATTTTGCCAGATACCACCTTTGACCGTTGCCCGCCCTTGGATGTGCTCTGTGTGGGCGGCGGCTTAAAACAGATGGCACTCATAGACGATCCAGAGATCCTTGGATTTCTGCGTCGGGAAGGAAGCACTGCAAAGTTTATTACCTCTGTGTGCGGCGGGTCTATGTTTTTGGCGAAGGCAGGACTGCTGCAAGGCTATCGAGCGGCGACTCACTGGATGATGCGGGAACACCTAGCCGCGTTGGGGGTTGAAGTCGGAACAGAGCGAGTCGTCATTGACCGAAATCGCATGACGGGGGGAGGGGTGACAGCAGGCATTGATTTTGGTCTCGTGGTTGCTAAAGCGCTTTGTGGTGAGGAAGCCGCCAAGATCGCTCAACTCTTGATGGAGTACAATCCAGCCCCACCCTTCGATGCTGGTTCACCCGAAAAAGCGGGGCCTGATTTAGCGAACAAGGCGACGTCATACGCGATGGGGACATTGGGTTTACAAGTAGAATAGGCAGCTTGACATGACTAGCAGATTCGGAAATTGACGGCGGTACAGCTTGGTTTTTCTGCGATTTCGATCGTCTTCAACAAGAGCTTGATTCCTCAGCGATTAAATTGAGAAGGCGATCGCTATCAATGCAGACCAGCTCCTTTCAGGGTGCGAGTTAATTGGCGCTTTTCTCAAACAAGGGCAAATCCAGGCGGCAAACGTTTACCAAAAGCGTGCCCAAAATCACTACCAGCTACTATTGAAAGCAAGGCAAGAGCGCTCGACAATTAGCAACGGCGATAAATTTCCACTCTGAATAAACTGGTCTCGGAAATCCAGCTTCCAGCTCAAGCTTATGTCCTGCTCCTGTAACGATAAGCATGGGTATAACCAGAAAATCGGAAAAATTATAGGCAAAATAGAGGGTGCGCCTATTTATCGTCGCTAAGTTTTTTTGATGGATGAAATTGACAAGAGTTTGACGAATCAGACGGAAGCACCGGCATTTTTTCATCTGTCGGTACTGAGTCGGGAGTTAATTGCCGGGTTGGCAATCCGTCCGGGGGGACATTACCTGGATGCGACGGTGGGGGGCGGCGGACACAGCCGGTTAATGCTGGAAGCCGCACCGGATGTGCGGGTGACGGCGATTGACCAGGATGAACAAGCGATCGCTGCGGCTAAAACCCAATTGCACGATTTTGGGGAACGCATCCAATTTTGGCATGGCAATTTCACCAAATATCAACCGAATGGTCTAACATTTGACGGAATTATTGCGGATTTAGGCGTGAGTTCTGCTCAGTTCGATGTTCCAGAGCGAGGCTTTAGTTTTCGACACCAAGCTGACTTAGATATGCGAATGAATCAGCAGCAATCGCTGACCGCCGCAGAAGTCATTAATCACTGGAAAGAAGCAGAACTGGCAGATATTTTCTTTAAATATGGGGAAGAGAGACTGTCACGACGGATTGCTAGGGCGATTGTAGAAAAGCGTCCATTTCAGACAACAACTGAGTTAGCAGAGGCGATCGCGTATAGCGTTCCCCGTCAGTACCGCTACGGCAGAATTCACCCTGCCACACGGGTATTTCAAGCGCTCCGAATTGTCGTCAACGATGAGTTAAAGTCTCTAGAAACTTTCCTCAATCAAGCACCCACCTGGCTCAAACCAGGCGGTAGGATTGGCATCATCAGTTTTCACAGTTTAGAAGAT is a window of Coleofasciculus sp. FACHB-T130 DNA encoding:
- a CDS encoding 3-isopropylmalate dehydratase large subunit encodes the protein MGMTLTEKILARASGRAIVEPAENIWVNVDLLMTHDVCGPGTIGVFKREFGADAKVWDKEKIVLIPDHYIFTADERANRNVDILRDFAKEQDIKYFYDITDRADFKANPDYKGVCHIALAQEGHTRPGEVLFGTDSHTCNAGAFGQFATGIGNTDAGFIMGTGKLLIKVPATMRFVFEGEMPNYLLAKDLILQIIGDIGVAGATYRALEFAGTTINGLSMEDRMTLCNMAIEAGGKNGTVAPDETTFEYVRARTDKPFEPVYTDVDARFYSDRHYDVSKLEPVVAKPHSPDNRALARECRDVKIDRVYIGSCTGGKTSDFMYAARILKGQQVKVPTYLVPATQKVYEDLFTQKYEGQTLSEIFLAAGCIEPAAPSCAACLGGPKDTFGRLNEPEICVSTTNRNFPGRMGNKEAGIYLASPYTAAASALTGYVTDPRDFM
- a CDS encoding HEAT repeat domain-containing protein, with the protein product MVDWLLVWGVHTVAGFVFTEVLTPLAKGALEDYVKDFFKDSIKDFTRLFQKDTLQKAAGKALKEFLQLVQQELESADLSEEQLKPYTESLNKFINDASVKKILGSGFQYDCQAIDTKELSKIWYRLDLLSLPEDFDWGRIGKLYLKKVKAIIRESDDLRAIFDSKNIEAIQRNTKEIAGIPTEFDLQRYQEGLQERYGNLNLDSLDTSVYDYREKLKVWQIFLAQNVRECQEYLPQVYEIPKEHQKRLRESNQLEVDVDPQEWERYKEVYYQQPICSVLDIVNDSQTYPYIVILGDPGSGKSTLLQYIALNWARTPLNTIIEQPIPLLIELRTYIRNRDSGECKDFLEFFHKGCGIVCRLNQHELHGRLKAGKVLVMFDGLDEVFDPAKREEVITDIHRFTNDYPKARVIVTSRIIGYKPQRLRDAQFRPFMLQDLESDQIQDFINRWHELTFTDEADKVRKRERLQRAIETSSAIGELAGNPLLLTMMAILNRNQELPRDRPELYNQSSRLLLHQWDVEQKSLENPRVDSVTIDYKDKQAILRQVAYHMQASEKGLAGNLISADDLEKILTGYLKTIEVEQARTVARVLIEQLRHRNFILCFLGADYYAFVHRTFLEYFCASEFVWQFEKERSLSLEQLKTEVFGKHWQDESWHELLRLVTGMIDTKFAGEILDYLMAQKGDNEKFINLFLAAECLLEVRNRSLIAPTSDQLLNQMKGLTQYDLPYYYKSYGDEARLVREIRTQAISSVATTWKDHPDTLAWLKQRAQADNDPEVRYVAVHELARGWKDHLDTLAWLKQRAQADNDPEVRVAAMHELARGWKDDSDTLPMLKQRAQADDNWDVRVTAVHELARGWEDHPDTLPILKQRAQADGSEDVRYVVVEELARGWKDHPDTLPILKQRAQADGSEYVRCAAVQALTRGWKDEPGMFAFLCDRTLNDPFERKEDRQYNPRQTALEGIIKNYANHPQALTLLRDRSLNDPDQKVREFATEKLKNWSKSCE
- a CDS encoding PCP reductase family protein, which gives rise to MANQPNAVEWTPEAEAKLKEIPFFVRPAARKKIEKFAQEAGQKIITVEVYQQAKQQFGQ
- the cynS gene encoding cyanase, encoding MTIPEITQILLAAKKEKGLSFADLEKVVGRDEVWIAAVIYRQASASEDEASKLIFALEVDQNYVKELTEYPLKGLGPVVPTDPLIYRFYEIMQVYGMPLKSVIHDKFGDGIMSAIDFTLDVEKEEDPKGDRVKIIMSGKFLSYKKW
- a CDS encoding NAD(P)H-quinone oxidoreductase subunit H, with product MAKIETRTEPMVLNMGPHHPSMHGVLRLIVTLDGEDVVDCEPVIGYLHRGMEKIAENRTNIMYVPYVSRWDYAAGMFNEAVTVNAPEKLAGISVPKRASYIRVIMLELNRIANHLLWLGPFLADTGAQTPFFYIFREREMIYDLWEAATGYRMVNNNYFRIGGVAVDLPYGWVDKCLDFCDYFLPKVDEYERLITDNPIFRRRVEGVGTISREEAINWGLSGPMLRGSGVKWDLRKVDHYECYDDFDWQVHTETGGDCFARYLVRIREMRESVKIIYQAIKALPGGPYENLEAKRMAEGPKSEWNGFDYQYIGKKIAPTFKIPKGEHYVRVESGKGELGIYIIGDDNVFPWRWKIRAADFNNLQILPSLLKGVKLADIVVILGSIDIIMGSVDR
- a CDS encoding LuxR C-terminal-related transcriptional regulator: MISLQLLFEAISQVKEEQDLRSQLVPKIGEYFAAKRSGIFFFDQLLGDRKFQKVLNVVLSIEHNPVARYIAERHTPVHEGLVTSPKAWAIICPRPDHWHVMAGPIIDRGQLMGSVGCTREKSMPAFDAQDIADLSAICLHLSVWIASVRFAPSTVKDPILEPQHQPLNTHRLTSRELEIANLVALGRTNTEIGTELWITENSVKQALKRMFRKLEVSSRTEMVAQLFATQHAFPSAKPSPSNLALNAHQ
- a CDS encoding DJ-1/PfpI family protein, whose translation is MTDSQKHIIGLVIYPGMTALDIVGPQQVFSALPNVQIHRIWKTLDPIETDDGMMILPDTTFDRCPPLDVLCVGGGLKQMALIDDPEILGFLRREGSTAKFITSVCGGSMFLAKAGLLQGYRAATHWMMREHLAALGVEVGTERVVIDRNRMTGGGVTAGIDFGLVVAKALCGEEAAKIAQLLMEYNPAPPFDAGSPEKAGPDLANKATSYAMGTLGLQVE
- the rsmH gene encoding 16S rRNA (cytosine(1402)-N(4))-methyltransferase RsmH translates to MDEIDKSLTNQTEAPAFFHLSVLSRELIAGLAIRPGGHYLDATVGGGGHSRLMLEAAPDVRVTAIDQDEQAIAAAKTQLHDFGERIQFWHGNFTKYQPNGLTFDGIIADLGVSSAQFDVPERGFSFRHQADLDMRMNQQQSLTAAEVINHWKEAELADIFFKYGEERLSRRIARAIVEKRPFQTTTELAEAIAYSVPRQYRYGRIHPATRVFQALRIVVNDELKSLETFLNQAPTWLKPGGRIGIISFHSLEDRLVKHGFRELPILQVLTKKPITPQDDELENNPRSRSAKLRIAERK